Genomic segment of Drosophila ananassae strain 14024-0371.13 chromosome 2L, ASM1763931v2, whole genome shotgun sequence:
TAAATGTTTCGTTTAAATGAATTCTCGTTTAAAAATCGACgctttaaaattttcaaacatCAAATATATgcctttaaattataattagttataatatatatagatagatataAATGTGTATATAAAAAGTTACGAATTTTCTTGTTATATAATGTAAATGATTAAATTGTCTGTCAACATACAcaaatattgattttctttcttctttcaaatatataaaacgaaatgtttaaaatttatatatgttagcattaaaaaatagtattttttttctctcgtTTTTctacaatatttaaaaagttttcttgtttttagcGACGTTGCTTTTGTAATTGTTgttcatgttgttgttgttgttgctgttgttgataATGTTGTTGTTCTTAGAcacaaatgaatttaatcATACACCTTGCTTCTGGTGTAATCATAAATGCAATTCTGTATACGAATGCAGCACAACgtattcttttgtttttgtttttcttagtTTTTGTTTGAATTTGTTGGGAAACACAACAACGTTGaaattttggatatttttttttggatctGGTCTATGGCAAAGTTGATTTAGTTTGTGGTGTTCTGTGGATTGTTgcttgatttgttttttgtttgccttattttttgttttgttttttgtttattggcTAATTTTAGAACTGCTGATAGTTGTTGCTATTGTTCTTGTTTTGATGGTAATTACTCGACGCATTGTTATTGTAATAGTTGCTTTGAGCATTATTATGTTTGTTGTATTTACCATAACCGTAGTCATATCCATTATAGTAGCCGCCGGCGTAGTAGTCGCCATAGCCCCCGCTACCATATCCACCGTATCCGCCATAGCCGCCATAGGAGCCCTGGCCCTCCCACTGGTTGTTGTAGGCTACAAAAGCGTTTAATAATTCAGATTTGAGTAAAAAAATATCAAGGAAAAGTGTGAAATCATTATAGTCACCTCCTCGTCCGAAGCCACCACGTCCTCCACGCATACCACCGCGCATTCCACCGCGAGGTCCCATCATCTGGTTTTCGGGTTTGGGCGTGGCCCTCTTCACGTCCACCTCCTTGCCAGCAATCTTTTGCTTTGGCGTCTTCAGCAGATCCGTGACCACCTGCTCAGCATCGAAGGTGATGAAGCAGAAGCCCTTGCGCTGAGACTTTTGCTTGTCAAATGGCATCTCGACTTCAACGatcttaaaaataacaaaaatttaattaacacTTTAAGTTAGCAATCGCCATAAGCACTCTCTTACATTGCCAAACTGTCCGAAGTAGGTCTTGATCTCCTCATCGGTAATCTCTGTTGTCAGGCCACCGACAAAGATCTTGCCATGGCGCGCCTTGGCCTTCTTGGGGTCGACCTTCTTGCTGTTGATGATGTGCTCCTCGGCGGCGCTGACCTTGTCGATCGCTTCCGTGGTGGTGAACACGATGAAGGCGAATCCTCGGGAGCGGCCGGTCTGTGGGTCTGTCTTAACATTGATGCTTTCGATCTCACCGAACTTGCCAAAATGATCTCGCAGCTCCtctataaaaacaaataatatttattaatattaatatttaaacgaAGAAAAGACATAAGATATACTTACTTTCCGTGGTTTCCCAGCTAAGGCCGCCCACAAACAGTTTTCTGCGAAAAGTGAAAAAGAATTGTATtagaaatcaaataaatattaaatctaTTATAAATTCTACGAAAAGGGggtataattttttgttttagggGGGGGGTAGGGTCGGAAAAAAAGATAACTGGGGGGGGGGACTGGGCACAAAAATAGGTTGTGTTTAAATGCCGCGAAGCAAATATTTCTTGATTTACATTAAATTTCTCTcttacttattattatttttttttttctttggtaTTGGCTGCAAAAGAATTGATGACAGagcaaaaatacaaaaacgaataaaaaaaactcaCCAAATTTGAAGTGAAAATTTTCTTTAGTTACTGTATTGCAATCAAAGATTTGATCGGATAGTCAAAAAACTTGCAAACTCGGAAATGAGCGAAAGAGTTCGAGGAGCGAGCGATCAAGAGACACAAAACGAGCGAAAATGttggtaaaaaaatatatatttaatatatatatttctaaatGCGATAAagaaactttatttttttttctttttacagATTTAACAATTAGTCTTTATTTTAGATAGGATGAGAAAAACTATATAATGCAAAGGTTTATGCTGGATTGTAGTTGGTTTTAAttgctttattttctttggctgttgaaattttttataaaaaagtgtaaaaaaaaaaaacttaatttacTTTGATGTACGTTactctcattttttttatttctgcgTACTCTGCGGATGAGATTCCCGGCAATTTGGCAATTTTGGAACAGTAACAGTCTCTTCTCCCGGCGGcgaaatttcaatttcaatttcaatttcgatAGTGCTTCGATTTACGTTACATTTGTTTCAttgttattttatatatattttttttattattagtttTTTCATCGGGCGATTGTGATTCTGAGATATTTCTGATTGTGATTGTGATTTTGTGAGCTTCTTAAAAAGAAACGGAAAAAACTGCGAGTCTCTTTCACTCGGTCTCTCTCTGTCTCCGATTATTTAAATCATTATTTTCGTTaagtttagtttagtttaggtttctatatatttatgaACAATAATAGATTGCATTATGCATTATACGTTAAGATACAATACAATATATACTCATATAAGATAATATATATGGATCCAATTTGAAATCGagataattttttgttgataATTTTGTGTGTCGATagttctatatatttttggctgactgactgattgattttttgttttttatttatttatttttttttggttagatAAATACCATCAGCATCAGTATCGGCGGAACGATTTGGAGACTGGAGACTGGAAAGTTGAGACTGGAGACTGGAGAGTGGAAAGTGGAGTGTGGGGatgtccatgtccatgtcccATGTCCCATATCCATGTATCTTCTTCCGTAGGATCCTTCGGCACTTGAGAATAGCTAACATTTTTCGCATTTCACTTCTCTCAAGACCTGCCGGAGAGGAACAAGGTTAGTGTTCGCTCAAATACCAACAGGATAAGCTATGAATTTGTAGTTAAATGTTGTGTTGTTTCTCTATTATAATCATCCCATCCACATCACGTTTTATTGGCATAGGCGGCACGGCACTCTATGGGGGCTCTCCTTCCCTCCCTCCTTCGATTCGACGATTCCTTTTCGATTTTATGTACTGCATCGTGTTACTTAAGATTAAACTTAGACATTAAATGATCAGTAGATGGGGGGGGGAGAAAATGAAGTGGAATAGCATATAAGCCtacgaaccaaaacaataagTAATCAAGATTCCAAACCTACTTAACCGACAGTGATGGGATTGGGATAccatatgtatttatttttaataatttatttttaatggtGAAAAAAAGTCTAGGTTGTTGGAATGAAAGTACACAATTATTGtcacaaatttaaaataaaacatcaaAATTTATTCCACGTTTTATggtattaatatttaattactaTAACTAATTCCCATCACTGTGAAACAAGAAAATACATCCACAACGACGATTCAGATTATTTTAATTCCATTCACTTTAATTTTTGTACAAAATAAACATCTATTTAAAACgtaatttaaactttaaatttatatttttatttagagcCTTGGCAACTCTAAAAATGACGCCGGCTGTCCCGAGCGAAAACGAAATATGGGGTGAGAGGAAACAGAGAGCGCGCGGGTAGGAGAAGCCGGCAATCAAAAGAGAATGGTGAAAACtgcaaaacacacacacacacacacacacacatagactggagaagcgtttgtatgtatgtttgtTGAATGGCCGCCATTTTAAGTAAAGAAGAAGCACAACATAACAACGAACAGCCGAAACAAAGAATAATGCGAATAAAAAGAATACTCGGCCAATACAAAGTTAACTTTTTGCAGGTGAAAGGCATCAgcatgtgtatgtgtgtgagtggaCCAACGTGGGGAAACGAACATAACCTCACACATAAGAAAATGTGCTTCAATCTATTGAAACGAAATACAAATTTTGTATTAAGAAGAATAGAGGGGAAAATACACAAATTTTCCACTGCTCGGCGGGATACGATAAACTTCCAAAAGATTCTATTAATAATGCCGCCTGAAGCGGCTGAAGTACAGTCGTACCTATaccgacacacacacatacactatgtgggagagagcgagagaaaCAAAAGGGGTCATAAGCGCAGAGAGACTCCGCCTGACTTCCCCCCCACAATGCTCCTGTAACCATCGAACGACGACGTTAGCTTTGGATTTACGTAACGGAAAAATTTCGAGAACTTGGGGGGAGCACATGATCAGCTGCCCGTTGATTTTATATTCCTCATCTTCTATATAAATGCGCATTTTTCGCATACCTGTCGTCATCGCGCTGGCCGGATGCTCCAGATTGGTTTTCGGAGGCGCCGTTAGTCGAACCGGCGGCGTTGCCCTCGCCATTTTCGGTGCTGCTTGGCGCATCGGCCGTCACGTCCTTGGTGAAATCCTCGCCGTTCATCTCAGTGTCCACTTGCTGCTTGTCGGTCATTTTAGCAATTTGTTATGTTTTCAATTTAGAGCACAATTTTTAGTTGATTTCCAGCCGAAGCAAAGCCTAGCTACACACTTGCTAAAAATGTCGCGCGTACGAACGAAATGACGACCGGAAAATGACAAATGCAGCGACAGCGTGTGTATATCGTTACGGCGTTGCCACCTAATCGCGGTGATGCCTGGTGAAGAATCTGCGCCtagtatttttctttaaaaataatattctgcTTTCCCTTGCGATGTAACAAAATTGGCTCTATAATAGATAATAAATGTCTAGTAATTTTcgatttacttaaaaaaaaacattttatgcCGGCTTAGGGTTTGGCAATCTTTTGATGACAGTGTATGCACACCACAAACTAAATCAAAATActaacaaaatttaataaccaggaaatactttttgttattttttgacCTAACTTACGCCGTACTGaattatttaaatacaattttaaccgaaaaaaatacataaagcaaaaaattttttttcaaagagAATTCGCGCGTAACAGCGCTTAGACATATGTAAATAGTCTGGCAACCCTACCAATGTGTACATATCCTTAAAAATaccaaatattaaaaaccTAAGTAGAAATAAAACTTCTACCTCCATCCTTAATCCTTATTCTTAATAAAGAATAAAAGGAATAAATAATCGACCCTAAAAAGTGTGTGAATTAACTTTCTTTTATTGTtaagaattatattttctttaaattgaCAATACGCTAGACAGTGTGTACATATTCCCGCCGTGCCGCCATCATTCACACACACATCAAACCGCACCGAGAATAAAACGCTGCAGAGGCAAAAAAAGAGGAACGAACGAAAAGTCGGTTCTCTTTTCGACTCAACTGAACACTTGTCCAATTTCATTGCGTTTGCGATTATTTTCTActcaaaaaaccaaaaaccacaaCCAGCCAACGCATCGTAACTTAATTCAACCACAACTGTGATCGCCTAACAtcggaaataataaataaaagcaacgcACGAGAAGAATTGCCAAGTTAGTTATCAACCAAAAATTTGCAACAAAGTAGAGTAAAAGAAGAAGACAACGTCGCGTGTGTGtttgtctgtgtgtgtgtgtgggtgtttgTTGCAGTTTGCATTTAATAATTCTAAGAACTAAATCGAAAACtaacaaaatataataaaaactaatttaaattacGCTTAATTTCAGCGCTCCATTGAAAGTCCTTCCCTCATACCACCATAAGTGCAACAAAGTTAAAAATTTGGCGAATTTCAACCCATAAGCAATACACACTGTGCATTACAACAGCAGCGTACGGCGGaaaatcgcaaaaaaaaaaaaaggtgagCCGGCGGCGGTCTAGGAAAAATAGAACTTTCCATCGGGGTGGAAAAGGTCCCATGGaaagggggaaaaaaatgATGTTGGGCGTGTTTTCGTTCTCCAGGTTTCTACATTTTAGCGGCTTTTTTTTATGGCCCCGTGCATaaccttaaaatttaaaaaaagaaagaaaaaagaaaagaagaaattgtttttgtaaatttttgtttgaaaGACACTACTCTTAATTTTATCGCTTTCTTTGTTCATCCTACACACGCGGTTCGCTAGCGGAGAGCACTGggggagagagagagccaAAAATTTGCTTGTTTGTtagtagtgtgtgtgtgtgtgtgagccgCCAACTCTTTGTGCTTTATTATCGGTAAATATTATTAGTGGTTTAGTTGTGATAACTAAATAACTAACTAACATTATCTATCGAATATAGCTTCTGAGATCTGTTTGCCACGATTTGGCCAGAAGGTAAGCCAGGATTGGAGTGGCGGGTGGTGGAAAAGCGGCGGCACAACCTTGAAGCGCAAACCTAACCTCAAAAACTTCATGTTCCCCCGTTTCGCGGCTTCGTTCCGCcctatgagtgtgtgtgtatgagGTCATTTACACGAAaaccacacacacatgcagaCTCGAGGAGGGTGTCCTTTATGGCAGGATCGCAGAGGCAAACGAAAGCACGTGCAGGTTAAAAAATATCCAACTGCCGACCAGGAAAATACGAAAGGGTCTTTTCGGCGACAGCTGCACTTTTTCGTGTTTGCTCGAAGTTTCCCCctttttccgcattttaaccatgtgtgtgtgtgtgtgtgtgtgtcataAAAGTGGGTCAAACTGCATCGCTTTTAAATGCACTGcggcaaaataatttgtatttgGGTTACCATTGGGTTCTGGCCTTTAAATCATTCCGTAAACTacagtttctttttttttttattttaaaacatcAAAATCATCTCTGGCCTGGCCCTGCCTTTGCCTTTTCTTTCATCTAATCGTGTCAAGAAATCGACCCAGAGCCCCCCGgatcttttcagttttcatCAGTAGCCAGACAGGTCCTTtctaaatattaatatatatatttttgcttGTACATTTTTTGCAGACGCAGACGCTAGCAACCCGAAACCTGAACTCCAATACAAGTCTCCCAATCCCCCCCAATTGGAAATCTTAGCGAGAGCGATTATCTGCTTTTGGAATAAGAAGAAATTCAAAAGAATTTTTGTGTGAAAACCTTTTGAAGCTGCTCCGTAGTAATCCAGAGGTAGAAGAGCAATGGTCATGGATGCGACCCAATCGCAGCAGCCTTCGCCGCAGTCGGTGGGACGTGAGTTTGTCCGCCAGTACTACACGCTGCTGAACAAGGCGCCGAATCATTTGCACCGCTTCTATAACAACAACTCGTCCTACATTCACGGCGAATCGAAGCTGGTGGTTGGACAGCGGGAGATCCACAACCGCATCCAGCAGCTGAACTTCAATGACTGCCATGCGAAGATCAGTCAGGTGGACGCCCAGGCGACTCTGGGCAATGGTGTGGTGGTGCAGGTCACCGGGGAACTGTCGAACGATGGCCAGCCGATGAGGCGATTCACCCAGACGTTCGTCTTGGCGGCTCAGTCGCCAAAGAAGTACTACGTGCACAACGACATCTTCCGTTACCAGGACCTGTACATCGAGGACGAGCAGGACGGTGAGTCGCGATCGGAGAACGATGAAGAGCACGACGTTCAGGTGGTTGGCGGCACTGGCGGATCATCCGGGACTGTTGATCAGGCGGTCCAAGTGGTTGGCGATGTTGTTGCgcctcagcagcagcagccggcACCGCCGCAGCCGCAGGGACAGGTCGTCCAGCAGGTGACTCCTGGAGCAGCTACTGGTGCTGCACCACAGCAAATCTTCTACCCGCTGCCAGCGGGTGCTGCTGCCGGACGTACGGTGACCGTTTTGCCAGCTGCTCCCCAGGCAGCCGCTGTGCCGTTGCCGGCTCAGTTCGCTGCTCAGCCGATCCAGAATGGTGTGGTGTCCCACGAGGagttgcagcagcagccgccgcagcaggttttggtgccgcctaGTGTCTCGCCGTtggtgcagcagcagcagcagggtGGCACTCCAATTGTGCCCATTGTCCCTGTACAGAGTACGGGCTTCCAGCAGTCGCCTTTGGTGGCACCCCAGCTgattcagcagcagcagcagcaggcgccACAACTGCCGCCTCAACAGCAACCCatccagcagcaacagccaatccaacagcagcagccagaGCCGGAGGAAGTGGAGGTGGCGCCACGACAGCTCCAGAAGCCGCCAACGCCCGTCGAGGACTTCAAAACGATCCacgagcaacagcagcaggagaAGTACGAAGCCGTCAAGCAGCAGCAGAATGAGCCCAAGACATACGCGAATCTGTTCAAGTCGACATCGTCGTCGCCCAGTGGTTTCGTGAACGCGGctctccagcagcagcagcagctccagcagcagcaacagcaacagcaacagcagcagcagcagtcgaTCACGAGCAGCTCGTACACTTCGAACTCCTCTGGCGGCGGCAATGGCCAGGTGAGCTACTCGTCCACGGCTTCCAACTACAACAATAGTAACGGAAACTCGCGTCTGGACAACGGAGGACCGCTGCCCCAGCGCAACAACTCGATCCGCAACAACAAGGGCGGTAAGTGATTAATAGTTTTTTCCaaattcttaaataaaaatattaaatggaattattttttgttattttcacAGAATTCGAACAGCGTCGCTCGAGCAACACACAGCAGTTCGGCGACAACCAGCAACTCTTCCTTGGAAATATACCTCATCACGCCAGCGAGGAGGAGCTGCGCGATCTGTTCTCGCAATTCGGGACGGTGGTTGAGCTGCGCATTCTGTCCAAGGGAAACAAGGTGCCGCCCGGTATGCGCAGTCCCCTGAATTACGGATTCATAACCTACGACGATCCCGAGGCAGTGCAAAAGTGCCTGGCTAATTGCGTAAGTAAATCAGTAATGATGGGGTGGTCCATATTTCATGAATTTCTTCCAACTGCAGCCTCTGTACTTCCCGGAGAACTCGCCCGATGGCCAGAAACTTAACGTTGAGGAGAAGAAACCACGCATCCGCAACGACATGGCACCGCGCCAGCCGATCGGCGGCAACAGCCTGAACAATAACATGGGTCGCTTGGGTGGCAACAACGGTCCTCAGTCGCGCCCGATGGGAAACAACAATAATGGCAGTGGTGGCGGTATGATGCGCAACAACAATGCCGGTGGCA
This window contains:
- the LOC6500154 gene encoding RNA-binding protein squid isoform X1, which translates into the protein MTDKQQVDTEMNGEDFTKDVTADAPSSTENGEGNAAGSTNGASENQSGASGQRDDDRKLFVGGLSWETTEKELRDHFGKFGEIESINVKTDPQTGRSRGFAFIVFTTTEAIDKVSAAEEHIINSKKVDPKKAKARHGKIFVGGLTTEITDEEIKTYFGQFGNIVEVEMPFDKQKSQRKGFCFITFDAEQVVTDLLKTPKQKIAGKEVDVKRATPKPENQMMGPRGGMRGGMRGGRGGFGRGAYNNQWEGQGSYGGYGGYGGYGSGGYGDYYAGGYYNGYDYGYDGYGYGGGFDGNGYGGGGGGGNMGGGRGAGGPRGGGPKGGGGFNGGKQRGGGRQQRHQPY
- the LOC6500154 gene encoding RNA-binding protein squid isoform X2, with product MTDKQQVDTEMNGEDFTKDVTADAPSSTENGEGNAAGSTNGASENQSGASGQRDDDRKLFVGGLSWETTEKELRDHFGKFGEIESINVKTDPQTGRSRGFAFIVFTTTEAIDKVSAAEEHIINSKKVDPKKAKARHGKIFVGGLTTEITDEEIKTYFGQFGNIVEVEMPFDKQKSQRKGFCFITFDAEQVVTDLLKTPKQKIAGKEVDVKRATPKPENQMMGPRGGMRGGMRGGRGGFGRGAYNNQWEGQGSYGGYGGYGGYGSGGYGDYYAGGYYNGYDYGYGGGGFNGGKQRGGGRQQRHQPY
- the LOC6500154 gene encoding uncharacterized protein LOC6500154 isoform X3 — translated: MRQAAPKMARATPPVRLTAPPKTNLEHPASAMTTGLERSEMRKMLAILKCRRILRKKIHGYGTWDMDMDIPTLHFPLSSLQSQLSSLQSPNRSADTDADENCLWAALAGKPRKRSCEIILASSVRSKASMLRQTHRPAAPEDSPSSCSPPRKRSTRSAPPRSTSSTARRSTPRRPRRAMARSLSVA
- the LOC6500391 gene encoding ras GTPase-activating protein-binding protein 1 is translated as MVMDATQSQQPSPQSVGREFVRQYYTLLNKAPNHLHRFYNNNSSYIHGESKLVVGQREIHNRIQQLNFNDCHAKISQVDAQATLGNGVVVQVTGELSNDGQPMRRFTQTFVLAAQSPKKYYVHNDIFRYQDLYIEDEQDGESRSENDEEHDVQVVGGTGGSSGTVDQAVQVVGDVVAPQQQQPAPPQPQGQVVQQVTPGAATGAAPQQIFYPLPAGAAAGRTVTVLPAAPQAAAVPLPAQFAAQPIQNGVVSHEELQQQPPQQVLVPPSVSPLVQQQQQGGTPIVPIVPVQSTGFQQSPLVAPQLIQQQQQQAPQLPPQQQPIQQQQPIQQQQPEPEEVEVAPRQLQKPPTPVEDFKTIHEQQQQEKYEAVKQQQNEPKTYANLFKSTSSSPSGFVNAALQQQQQLQQQQQQQQQQQQQSITSSSYTSNSSGGGNGQVSYSSTASNYNNSNGNSRLDNGGPLPQRNNSIRNNKGEFEQRRSSNTQQFGDNQQLFLGNIPHHASEEELRDLFSQFGTVVELRILSKGNKVPPGMRSPLNYGFITYDDPEAVQKCLANCPLYFPENSPDGQKLNVEEKKPRIRNDMAPRQPIGGNSLNNNMGRLGGNNGPQSRPMGNNNNGSGGGMMRNNNAGGNNIRQGGGGGGGGNGAPRLGGGGGGFVPRQDNRSGGGNNQSNGPLRGAGNGQSGGSYGRR